From a single Cyclobacterium marinum DSM 745 genomic region:
- a CDS encoding aminotransferase class III-fold pyridoxal phosphate-dependent enzyme, with protein sequence MMLEKENKPWQLRPEDLATIEELASFVPEKFYDIHAHWYRKADLNAPENSFWNSGPEIAGHEQWKDYTQQLLPKTSLLGGLFFPAPLPKVNLSAVNQFLFDELEKSTLSRGLMLVKPETSQKELELGLSHAKVVGFKPYHVYSTETPTSQSGITGFLPEPIWATAHEHGAVIMLHIMKDKALLDPQNCEDIQRLCLKYPNVKLILAHCGRSFHALHAEGAKFLNSIPNIWFDMSGICEMQAILPILKHFGPEKLMFGTDFPVSQIRGKCVSIGNGFIWLDENNCNWDQAWGKPTLVGLESLTALQETANNFGLDKSDLNLIFWGNAMHLLNLNEHSPTTNQAYYKHAKTRIPGGTQLLSKRPENMAPNHWPPYFKKASGCEIWDLDGKHFYDFSTNAVGSCILGYAHPEINKAIIKKVNLGNMCSLNPPEEVALADKLCEIHPWADQARFVRGGGEACAVAVRIARATTGRDKIALCGYHGWQDWYLAANLGENDALKGHLLPGLSPEGVPDALRNTSFPFKYNDLEAFQEIINQQPDLAAVIMEPCRYENPADGFLEAIRSITKKHGIMLIMDEITVGWRLHFGGMHLKYGIEPDMAVFAKALGNGYPIGAVIGTKAAMEGAQRSFISSTYWTESLGPVAALATIAAMEKQDIQKAIEHSGQQVQGILQTTAASENLPLQVKGFPALTSFSFDHPESEILRTIFTQQMLSKGFLAATSFYPTLAHNEKIIAAYKQALAETFGSLSQVIKENSFEKWPKEEKAHSGFSRLL encoded by the coding sequence ATGATGCTCGAAAAAGAGAACAAACCCTGGCAATTGCGCCCTGAAGATTTGGCCACTATAGAAGAACTGGCCTCCTTTGTTCCAGAGAAATTCTATGATATTCATGCCCATTGGTATAGAAAAGCAGACCTAAATGCTCCTGAGAATAGTTTTTGGAACAGTGGGCCGGAGATAGCTGGTCATGAGCAGTGGAAAGATTACACCCAACAATTGCTTCCAAAAACATCCTTACTGGGTGGCTTATTTTTCCCTGCCCCCTTGCCTAAGGTTAATTTATCCGCCGTCAATCAATTCCTGTTTGATGAACTGGAAAAGTCAACCTTATCCAGAGGATTGATGCTGGTGAAACCGGAAACCTCCCAAAAGGAATTGGAGCTGGGGCTTTCACATGCCAAAGTAGTCGGATTCAAACCCTACCATGTGTATAGTACCGAAACTCCAACTTCTCAGTCGGGAATTACAGGGTTTTTACCAGAACCTATCTGGGCTACGGCGCACGAACACGGAGCAGTAATCATGTTGCACATCATGAAGGACAAGGCCTTGCTTGATCCTCAAAACTGCGAAGACATTCAAAGGCTCTGCTTGAAATACCCCAATGTAAAACTGATTCTGGCGCATTGTGGGAGAAGTTTTCATGCCTTGCATGCTGAAGGGGCAAAATTCCTGAACAGCATTCCTAATATATGGTTTGACATGTCAGGGATCTGCGAAATGCAGGCAATATTACCCATATTGAAACACTTCGGTCCGGAAAAATTAATGTTCGGGACAGACTTTCCCGTCTCACAAATTCGAGGAAAATGTGTAAGCATAGGCAATGGCTTTATCTGGCTAGATGAAAACAATTGCAATTGGGACCAGGCATGGGGCAAGCCTACCTTGGTAGGATTAGAATCTCTAACAGCCTTGCAGGAAACTGCGAATAATTTTGGTTTGGATAAATCGGATTTGAATTTGATTTTTTGGGGAAATGCCATGCATTTACTCAATTTAAATGAGCATTCGCCAACAACTAATCAAGCTTATTACAAACATGCAAAAACCAGAATCCCCGGAGGTACCCAGCTACTGAGCAAAAGACCTGAAAACATGGCTCCCAATCATTGGCCACCCTATTTTAAGAAGGCTTCAGGATGTGAGATTTGGGATTTGGATGGGAAACACTTTTATGACTTCTCCACCAATGCCGTGGGTTCTTGCATTCTGGGTTATGCCCACCCCGAAATAAATAAGGCCATAATTAAAAAAGTAAACCTAGGGAATATGTGTTCGCTCAACCCTCCTGAGGAGGTAGCATTGGCAGACAAACTCTGTGAAATTCATCCTTGGGCCGATCAAGCCAGGTTTGTCAGAGGCGGTGGAGAAGCCTGTGCAGTGGCAGTAAGAATCGCGAGAGCAACTACCGGCAGGGATAAAATCGCCCTTTGTGGTTACCATGGCTGGCAGGACTGGTATTTGGCCGCGAACCTAGGAGAAAATGATGCCCTCAAAGGCCATTTATTACCCGGATTAAGTCCCGAAGGTGTTCCTGATGCCCTGAGAAACACCAGCTTCCCCTTCAAATACAATGACCTGGAGGCCTTTCAGGAAATCATTAACCAACAACCGGACCTGGCAGCAGTGATAATGGAACCTTGCAGGTATGAGAATCCTGCGGACGGCTTTTTGGAAGCCATCAGGTCCATCACAAAGAAACATGGAATCATGCTGATCATGGACGAGATTACTGTGGGTTGGCGTTTACATTTTGGGGGCATGCATTTGAAGTATGGCATTGAACCCGACATGGCTGTTTTTGCCAAAGCTTTAGGAAATGGGTATCCCATTGGGGCAGTTATAGGAACCAAGGCTGCCATGGAAGGAGCTCAGCGATCCTTTATCAGTAGCACTTATTGGACAGAGAGTTTGGGTCCAGTAGCCGCATTGGCTACTATTGCAGCAATGGAAAAGCAGGATATTCAAAAGGCCATTGAGCATTCTGGCCAACAAGTTCAGGGTATCTTGCAAACAACCGCTGCTAGTGAAAACCTTCCCCTACAAGTCAAAGGCTTCCCTGCTTTAACAAGCTTTAGTTTTGACCATCCTGAAAGTGAAATATTAAGAACCATCTTTACCCAACAGATGCTTTCCAAAGGCTTTCTTGCAGCCACTTCCTTTTACCCTACGCTTGCCCACAATGAAAAAATCATCGCTGCCTACAAACAGGCCTTGGCTGAAACCTTTGGAAGCTTAAGTCAGGTCATAAAAGAGAACAGTTTTGAAAAATGGCCCAAAGAAGAAAAGGCCCATAGTGGTTTTTCGCGGTTGTTGTAG